One part of the Clostridiales bacterium genome encodes these proteins:
- a CDS encoding DUF4446 family protein: MNFIFDLIKSYSAYIILALLFIIIIEFIIILCNTAGISKLKHKYRKFTRGGKNKNIEELLTDIMGKLDNAVETSDKMKNLYGGINERLDKCIQKVSLLRYKAFDDMGSAALSFSIALLDAHNDGFIITGIYGSDECATYAKPVEKGIPKYNLSDEEKQVLEEAMKKRANINN; this comes from the coding sequence ATGAATTTTATATTTGATCTCATAAAAAGCTATAGCGCATACATTATACTTGCGCTTTTATTCATTATCATTATTGAGTTTATAATAATTTTATGCAACACTGCCGGTATTTCAAAGCTTAAACATAAGTACAGAAAATTTACGAGGGGCGGCAAGAATAAAAACATTGAGGAACTTTTAACTGACATCATGGGTAAACTCGATAATGCAGTCGAAACATCAGATAAAATGAAAAATTTATATGGAGGAATAAATGAAAGACTGGATAAATGCATTCAAAAGGTAAGTTTGCTCAGATATAAAGCATTTGATGACATGGGAAGCGCGGCTTTAAGCTTCTCGATAGCCTTGCTGGATGCGCACAATGATGGATTTATAATAACCGGTATATACGGAAGCGATGAATGTGCTACATATGCAAAACCTGTTGAAAAGGGAATCCCTAAATATAACCTCTCTGACGAGGAGAAACAGGTCTTGGAAGAAGCCATGAAAAAAAGGGCAAACATTAATAATTAA
- a CDS encoding ParB/RepB/Spo0J family partition protein: MANKKPALGRGLEALIPDIEPEVEGGITEIDINEIQPNKEQPRKKFDEDKLKQLAESIKEHGVVQPVIVKKEGEFYSLIAGERRWRAARIAGIRKIPAIIKDFTNNEVMEISLIENLQREDLNPIEEAEAYARLINEFNMTQEDIANKIGKSRSAVANILRLINLDERVRKFVYEDVLSEGHARALINIDDKDVQYETAKKIIDENLNVRQSEKLVKKILLSKIIEKRRKPQKKNEPYINDIQEKLKNHLGTKVRVTYGRKKGKIEIEYYSYDDLERLMNLLNI; this comes from the coding sequence ATGGCAAATAAAAAACCTGCTTTGGGGAGGGGATTGGAAGCGCTGATTCCGGATATTGAACCGGAGGTGGAAGGCGGTATTACTGAAATAGATATAAATGAAATACAACCTAATAAAGAGCAGCCGAGAAAGAAATTCGACGAGGATAAATTAAAGCAACTTGCGGAATCGATAAAGGAGCATGGAGTCGTACAGCCTGTTATAGTTAAAAAGGAAGGCGAATTTTATTCATTAATAGCCGGAGAGAGAAGATGGAGAGCGGCCAGGATCGCAGGAATCAGAAAAATACCGGCTATAATAAAAGATTTTACAAATAATGAAGTAATGGAGATTTCCCTTATAGAGAATCTCCAGAGGGAAGATTTAAACCCTATAGAAGAAGCTGAAGCATATGCAAGATTAATAAATGAATTCAATATGACTCAGGAGGATATAGCAAATAAGATCGGTAAAAGCAGATCCGCCGTAGCGAATATATTAAGATTGATAAATCTTGATGAAAGAGTAAGGAAATTTGTCTACGAAGATGTGCTCTCTGAAGGGCACGCAAGGGCGCTGATAAATATAGATGATAAGGATGTACAATATGAAACGGCAAAAAAAATAATCGACGAAAATCTAAATGTAAGACAGTCTGAAAAATTAGTAAAGAAAATTTTATTGAGCAAAATAATTGAGAAGAGAAGGAAACCTCAGAAAAAGAATGAGCCTTATATAAATGATATTCAGGAAAAGCTAAAAAATCATTTAGGTACAAAAGTCAGAGTAACATATGGACGAAAAAAGGGAAAGATTGAAATAGAATATTATTCTTATGATGACTTGGAACGCCTAATGAATTTGTTGAATATTTAA
- a CDS encoding AAA family ATPase, with translation MARSIAIFNQKGGVGKTTTNINLCSYLASWGKKVLTIDIDPQGNTTSGIGIDKSKIDVSVYDVILGGVDAKEAIKDTCIKNLYIIPSTVQLAGAEIELIGINEREIMLKQALKSVNDEYDFIFIDCPPSLGLLTINALSAVSSVIIPIQCEFYALEGVGQLIKTIQLVRRNLNPHLEIEGVVLCMFDGRTNLSTAVVDEVKRFFKGKVYKTMIPRNIRLAESPSYGQPIMQYDPKCKGAESYEEFAREFLINEKYRSRDVI, from the coding sequence ATGGCAAGGTCTATTGCAATATTCAATCAGAAGGGCGGGGTGGGCAAAACTACTACCAATATAAATCTATGTTCATACCTGGCCTCGTGGGGGAAGAAAGTATTGACCATAGATATAGACCCGCAGGGGAACACCACAAGTGGAATTGGAATTGATAAGAGCAAAATAGACGTTTCGGTTTATGACGTGATATTAGGTGGAGTAGATGCAAAGGAAGCAATAAAAGATACATGCATAAAAAATCTTTACATTATACCGTCGACAGTGCAGCTTGCAGGGGCGGAGATAGAACTTATAGGAATAAATGAAAGAGAAATAATGCTGAAGCAGGCGTTAAAGTCAGTAAACGATGAGTATGATTTTATTTTTATAGACTGTCCCCCATCCCTTGGGCTGTTAACGATAAATGCGCTGTCGGCTGTAAGCAGCGTGATAATACCGATACAGTGCGAGTTTTACGCTTTAGAAGGAGTTGGCCAGCTTATAAAAACGATACAGCTTGTAAGAAGGAACCTTAACCCTCATCTTGAGATTGAGGGTGTGGTATTATGTATGTTTGATGGGAGGACGAATCTTTCGACGGCTGTTGTAGATGAGGTGAAAAGATTTTTTAAAGGGAAGGTATATAAGACAATGATACCGAGAAATATAAGGCTTGCTGAATCGCCAAGCTATGGACAACCTATAATGCAATATGATCCAAAGTGCAAGGGCGCAGAATCCTACGAAGAATTTGCACGTGAGTTTTTGATAAATGAGAAATACAGATCAAGGGATGTGATATGA
- a CDS encoding TMEM165/GDT1 family protein: MLKLIITTFFLVFIAELGDKTQIATMLLAAQNKSIWPIFIGASLALACSSLVGVFAGSIISKYIPANTIQTGAAIAFIVIGILLLLGKI, encoded by the coding sequence ATGCTTAAATTAATAATAACAACTTTTTTTCTGGTTTTCATAGCAGAACTCGGCGATAAGACACAGATAGCAACAATGCTTCTTGCAGCTCAGAATAAATCAATATGGCCGATTTTTATAGGCGCATCCCTTGCACTTGCCTGTTCATCTCTTGTCGGAGTATTTGCTGGAAGTATAATTTCAAAATATATTCCGGCAAATACTATACAAACAGGGGCTGCAATAGCGTTCATAGTTATCGGCATACTGCTCCTTTTAGGTAAAATATAG